Below is a genomic region from Rhinatrema bivittatum chromosome 8, aRhiBiv1.1, whole genome shotgun sequence.
ATTACTCCCAAGTATACCACCTTTTACCTGTATCTCATCACTCCTCATCACTCCTTGTTTCTTActccctcattccccctcaccctttccttcctcTGCAGTAATTCTCTCTCTATAGCTTTTTCCCCTCCAATTTTTTTGCAATCAAATCTTCCTTTACACAATGCTGCTTTTTTATCATgctttcccttcctttctcctggaacatttatttatttatttatttaagtcttttctatacggTCGTTAAGTAacttccgtcacaacggtttacagtaggcACATAAATATAGATATGCTGAgacattaatttacacaagtgccatatcgtttcggtacatagttttttaaaatatcataatTGAAATGTGATATAATATTGTTtggagtgtttttatttttttggaattaAAGTAATACTAACTTATAAGTGTCACTTTATCTTATAGAACTGGAtgataaaataaagtaatatagaataaaatacagctacacacgTATTGATTGTGGTGGTGTGTGTTTGATTTTTCATTTGTTGCTACCTCGCACTTCCCCGGTTTCACTACTCTCCCACTCTTTTTTGATACAcgtgcttaaatagccaggtttttaagtgttttcaaaaggatttattgtcactttgtaaccttaactctaaaggcatggtgttccatagtatgggtcctgccagagacaaagctctctctcttacttgggtgagtcttgctgtttttattgatggaactgtaaggagtgctttgttagctgatcttagatttctgtttggtacgtgaaCGCGGAGGGCAGTGTTAAGCCAATCTgcattttcgttgtgtattaatttatgtatgatacagagggttttgtattgaattctttgttcgactggtagccagtgtaactcgactagggtttctgtgatgtggtcttttttactttttccggtcagaattcttgctgcggtgttttgtagaatttgtagtggtctgagtgatgtgtatggtagacctagtagtaaggcattacagtagtcggtgctcGCAAAGAtcagtgcttgtagtactgtacgaaagtttttagttgttagtagtggtttgagtcttctgagaaccatgagtttggcatatccttctctcacttttaaggatatatgttgttttaggcTTAATTCTGAGTCTATTATAacgcctaggttccgtactttttctgctagttctattttttggttgtttttgagtgtgattgtattttgaatgatttcattctttttgcgttctaagtgtaggaactctgttttttcaatgttgattactagctccatttggtttagtagttgttttatgatatcaaggtacatattggctaagtttagtgttttttccagaGTTTCATCTATAGGTAGTATtagctgaatatcgtcagcatatatatagTGTGTTATGCCTAGACCGGCTAGCAGGTGGCACAATGGCaataggtaaatgttaaaaagggtagcagATAGAGCTGACCCCTGTGGGACCCCTGTTTGAAGgtgtattttctctgacattacgtctttgatttgaacttggaaatatctgttggtTAGATaagatctaaaccatttgatagttgTGTTACTTAaccctatttcttttagtctatttaaaaggatttcgtgatttacagtatcaaatgctgctgagaggtccagCATCACTAAGATATAATGTTTGCCATTGTCgaatcctctcatgatgttgtctgttagtgctagCAGGAGTatttctgtgctatagtgttttctaaagccatgctgtgatggatacaagatgttgttattatctaagtgttccgctagttgcttttgtatagttttttcaattagttttgcgattaggggtaggtttgattctggtctgtaattgctcaggttaagtgtgtcgctgtttttcttctttagaatTGGCTTTACAATTGCCCCTTTTAGACTTTCTGGCATGATTCCTTCCTCTAATGATAGGTTCACTATCTTTGTTAATGTTGGTGAAACTGTGTTggctattttctttatttcagtggTTGGTATTGTGTCGAATGCGTGCGGggctgggtttagtttttttaacaTCGATTCCATTTCCATTTCAGAAACCGTCTCGAATGTTGTCCATTGTTCTACatcttttttattcattttgatttcttgttttgttgtagtaggaatttttgtttttaagttttttattttgtcGTTGAAAAAGGTGGCTATCTCATTGCATCTATTTACTGGTAGGTTTTGTGGAGGGTTAGATTTGTCATTAGTGAGATCTCTTACTATTGAAAATAGTGTCCTTGGGTTGTTagtgtatttttctattttcacgTCATAGAACTGTTTCTTTGCATTGAGAATTGTTTGTTTATAGTATGCTAGGTATTTTCTATACTTAGTTAGGTTATCCTTTTCCTTTGCATCCTTTTTTGTCTGACCATCGTTCTTCCTCCATAGCTCCATCTGCAACTTATTTCCATCCCCCCTTTTGCAACTTGTCCTCTTTGACACTTCCCCTTCTTGCCAAGTCTCTTTAATACTTCCTATCCTGCCCCTACCCTTTCCACAATCTGTTAGCTCTGCATTTCTTGCTTTTCAGTGCGATGGGCTCCACTCAGGTTGTATGTGGCAGCTATTCTTCCTTTCTTGTCACAGCTTTTTCCACTTTGTAGTAATCTAGTGGAAGGAAGACTGAATTctttctgccagcagatggatcTAAAGTACAGAAAGGTCACATAGTAATTATTGCTAGATAAATTAGAAATTATATAGCAAAAATCAACTTACCTAAACTTTTGAACTGGACTACCAAGAAAATTGTACCCTTTATTAAAGCGTTTTTATatgtgaaaattaaacaaaataattttactttttttttttttccccagattcAGCTTTCACGAATCAAACCACCCTGGTTGGTTAAGGGGCAGCAAGCATACCAGATATGCCCCAGGATCATCCCAAACTCTAAGTCCTCTAGACGAGGAAGAACTAGAGCCGGGTCCCTTGCCAACATTAAAACTCGAGCCGAAACAGAGACAGCTGCTGCTTCCATTGGAGGAGGGGGCGATccgggaggaggtggtggtggcagcacagaTGGAGGGGGAGGATGGCAACAGTTCTGTAACGATACAAAGACAAGGGCATCAAAGAGAACTTGTGGAAAGCATGCGCCAAATTTTAAGCGAACACAATTATTGTCGTCCTGTTGTATAGATGcagaaaaaattaatataaagaCAGTTATAAAGCCACTGAAAATCAATTGGACTATCTGTGGAAACCATTTTCCTGCTAATGAGGATAACTTCACATTGAGACATGCTACTAGCCTTGTTGAATTTAGGGTAGAAACGCACACAGTAGATGCATCACTTTCAGATTTATTTGCCAGCAGCCAACTGTGTATTAAACCAAGTGAAACATCTAAAGAGACAACATTTTCTAAAGAATTCTGTGATCCGGAAGCCCCATCTTCTGCTTTTGTGATAATTAGAGGACCTGCCCTTAAGCCTTACAATGCTTTTCATGAAGAGCAACTACATTGCACTGTAGAAACCTTAAACCAAGGGACTACCAATCTTCAGTATATGGGTAAGAGGTCAACAATTAATCCTGTAGAAAATATCAATATTTTATCAAGAACAGAGGAAATTCCAACTTTAAAATCTAGCCATGATCTTGCTGAAAAATATGCCTCACTTGGTTGTGCTGGCTTTGCGACTGCCCTTGAATCTATGTCAGATACTAAAAAATACTGGGAGCCATTTAATGAAGTACAATTTACTGAATCTGACCTTACAGCTGTAGTGTATCTAACTATCAATGACTCAAGTGCTAGTGACAAtgatgcaaatttaaaaatgatgCTGAAAAAGAATTGGCCAGAACATGACTGCAGGGAGAAAATAGCACCAGCTGATAAACAAATTAGGAAAAGACAAGCTAATAGCTTTATAGTAGAATCTAGTTCATCCCTTCATGCCATTGGTAGTGTTGGTACGAGGGATATTGAAAATACTCCAAAAGATTGTGTGTTACAATTGGAAGAATTACCAGTGGATGAAGGGAAACTTGTTAATCAACAGATACTGAGGCAAGTAAGCAGAAATGGACACTTTGAGTCCCAGTGTATAACAAGTCACACAATGGATACAGCATCAGAATCTGACATGGAAATACGTGAGAATGTGGAGGTTATGTGCTGTGAAACCTCTAAGTTGAAGAATTCTAATAGAAATATATTAGGTATAAATCATTGCAAACCTTTTATACAGACAGATAAAATGAAAGGAGACTGCCAAGCACATCATACACAACCGGTTTCAATGCTAAAAAACAGAGAGGAGTCTCAAAGATGGAATTTAGTTGTTCCTCAAAGAGCTTTGAAGCCTCTAAACCATAGTAGTACTGTGAATGAGCCACGGTCTGCATATTCTGCCAGACTATTTTCATCAGTTGAAGCCAGAAACCCATTATTTGCACATTTGTTCCAAAGCAGCCTTGATCTAGATAAGGCTTTGTCACAGATACCCTCTAGCATGAGGCAAGAAAATCTTTCATCTTCTCTGTGGGTGGTCATGGAGAGCCACAGTGTAAAAAACAAGACAGACAACATTGGACCCAGAGAAAGAGTGCCCTCTTGGGGCTGGGGCTCATACACAGCAAACGAGCATAAAGATAATGGAATTTTTCTTGATGATTTGTACTTCGGTCTTCAGTTTTCAGCAGACTCTGCTCCAAAAAACTCCCATGATATGAAAGTATTTCCCAGACTGGAAGGGTTAATGAACCAGCCTAGTGTTCTAGGAATTAATTTCCCGATGAGATCAAGAGACTGCTCAGAGGAAGTCTTGTCAAGTGATGTGAATACATTTGAAAACTTTTTCTCAAAAAGGTCATGCTCTTTCAGCTTTGAAGATCAAGAAATGTTTTCATCTTCCTTGGCTTACTTTCAACCACTACCTTCTGACCTAGGAAAAAATAAAAGTCTTGTAAACTCAGAAGAATCAACAGTGCCTGGGGTTTTGTCTCTAAATATAACTTCTAGTGCTAGTTTGATCAGCGAGACTTCAGTTGATAAAAGCTACTTTGGTATACTGGAGAAAAACCTCATTGGTGCTGTCTCTTCTGGCAATACATCAAGTCCAAATTATAACCTGGGAATATCACAGTCTATGCTGGAGAGAGTTTTATGTCCTGCAAGGCAGGTTCTGGCAGATAAAAAGTTAGTGTGTCACGGAGAAGCCCGACTAGCGCAAGAAGAATGGTTGCTAAAGCAGCACTTAAATGACCTAAACTCAAGAAAAAGTAAGCATATACCTGATTGTCAAGGTCCAATCCAGAATAACATCCCAAGCAGGAAGGAGGCGGTGTATAAATCCTCGGAGCTGACAGAAAACTTGCAAAGCATGCCCTTGATTATGACCTTGCCATTTTTCAAACCAGCCAAATCTACTGGTAAAGAACTCTCTCAGCCACAGGAGCCTTCATCCATTCTTTCACAAGTGAGTATCAAGCAAGCTTTGTACAGAAAGCTCTGGAAGCTGCATCTTAATTCCACAGATTATAGTTATGCAG
It encodes:
- the ASXL1 gene encoding putative Polycomb group protein ASXL1 isoform X2; translation: MKDKQKRKKERTWAEAARMVLENYSDAPMTPKQILQVIEAEGLKEMSGASPLACLNTMLHSNSRGTDALFYKLPGRISLFTLKDALQWSRSLSVVEVDEPEDAVDGESCGSTEASTVSGGDNDGSPDETSSNASCSTESHSQLLSSTSVCSRPISQASKQKKKTGVMLPRVVLTPLKVNGTQVESASAFTGRHGDGEMSSTSTTNYNTLPVCSSSLLSSTPPHHLQSMRKTSGGQVKRNRGEEIDFETPGSILVNTNLRALLNLRTFGVLPPHCQQQLLLLLPEVDRQVGVDGQLRLSSTALNNEFFTHAAQSWQERLADGEFTHEMQVRIRQEMEKEKKVESWKGKFFEDYYGQKLGLTKEDVQQTSVRNVVENKVELCIQAEAVRLSHSPSGRLRDGHLTKHSWPELRIRARRSLYKMAKTEESETVKGQISLSLDDAHHKESKIEVDSRSCQISAVSKDGLNLSSHEPERLAVDSSSFGFECNIPYLPQEISELESKDQKRRCFEQTASTSFPEKKPRLEDRRSFRNTIKSVYTEKLQPTKEEPRVPPIKIQLSRIKPPWLVKGQQAYQICPRIIPNSKSSRRGRTRAGSLANIKTRAETETAAASIGGGGDPGGGGGGSTDGGGGWQQFCNDTKTRASKRTCGKHAPNFKRTQLLSSCCIDAEKINIKTVIKPLKINWTICGNHFPANEDNFTLRHATSLVEFRVETHTVDASLSDLFASSQLCIKPSETSKETTFSKEFCDPEAPSSAFVIIRGPALKPYNAFHEEQLHCTVETLNQGTTNLQYMGKRSTINPVENINILSRTEEIPTLKSSHDLAEKYASLGCAGFATALESMSDTKKYWEPFNEVQFTESDLTAVVYLTINDSSASDNDANLKMMLKKNWPEHDCREKIAPADKQIRKRQANSFIVESSSSLHAIGSVGTRDIENTPKDCVLQLEELPVDEGKLVNQQILRQVSRNGHFESQCITSHTMDTASESDMEIRENVEVMCCETSKLKNSNRNILGINHCKPFIQTDKMKGDCQAHHTQPVSMLKNREESQRWNLVVPQRALKPLNHSSTVNEPRSAYSARLFSSVEARNPLFAHLFQSSLDLDKALSQIPSSMRQENLSSSLWVVMESHSVKNKTDNIGPRERVPSWGWGSYTANEHKDNGIFLDDLYFGLQFSADSAPKNSHDMKVFPRLEGLMNQPSVLGINFPMRSRDCSEEVLSSDVNTFENFFSKRSCSFSFEDQEMFSSSLAYFQPLPSDLGKNKSLVNSEESTVPGVLSLNITSSASLISETSVDKSYFGILEKNLIGAVSSGNTSSPNYNLGISQSMLERVLCPARQVLADKKLVCHGEARLAQEEWLLKQHLNDLNSRKSKHIPDCQGPIQNNIPSRKEAVYKSSELTENLQSMPLIMTLPFFKPAKSTGKELSQPQEPSSILSQVSIKQALYRKLWKLHLNSTDYSYAANDSLEGLRRNFVAGVKQLGHKAKFTATNNSSLSMQMFAENNSLEQISVQSSCSLKAMIMCKGCGAFCHDNCIGPSKLCVLCLVVR
- the ASXL1 gene encoding putative Polycomb group protein ASXL1 isoform X1 produces the protein MKDKQKRKKERTWAEAARMVLENYSDAPMTPKQILQVIEAEGLKEMSGASPLACLNTMLHSNSRGTDALFYKLPGRISLFTLKKDALQWSRSLSVVEVDEPEDAVDGESCGSTEASTVSGGDNDGSPDETSSNASCSTESHSQLLSSTSVCSRPISQASKQKKKTGVMLPRVVLTPLKVNGTQVESASAFTGRHGDGEMSSTSTTNYNTLPVCSSSLLSSTPPHHLQSMRKTSGGQVKRNRGEEIDFETPGSILVNTNLRALLNLRTFGVLPPHCQQQLLLLLPEVDRQVGVDGQLRLSSTALNNEFFTHAAQSWQERLADGEFTHEMQVRIRQEMEKEKKVESWKGKFFEDYYGQKLGLTKEDVQQTSVRNVVENKVELCIQAEAVRLSHSPSGRLRDGHLTKHSWPELRIRARRSLYKMAKTEESETVKGQISLSLDDAHHKESKIEVDSRSCQISAVSKDGLNLSSHEPERLAVDSSSFGFECNIPYLPQEISELESKDQKRRCFEQTASTSFPEKKPRLEDRRSFRNTIKSVYTEKLQPTKEEPRVPPIKIQLSRIKPPWLVKGQQAYQICPRIIPNSKSSRRGRTRAGSLANIKTRAETETAAASIGGGGDPGGGGGGSTDGGGGWQQFCNDTKTRASKRTCGKHAPNFKRTQLLSSCCIDAEKINIKTVIKPLKINWTICGNHFPANEDNFTLRHATSLVEFRVETHTVDASLSDLFASSQLCIKPSETSKETTFSKEFCDPEAPSSAFVIIRGPALKPYNAFHEEQLHCTVETLNQGTTNLQYMGKRSTINPVENINILSRTEEIPTLKSSHDLAEKYASLGCAGFATALESMSDTKKYWEPFNEVQFTESDLTAVVYLTINDSSASDNDANLKMMLKKNWPEHDCREKIAPADKQIRKRQANSFIVESSSSLHAIGSVGTRDIENTPKDCVLQLEELPVDEGKLVNQQILRQVSRNGHFESQCITSHTMDTASESDMEIRENVEVMCCETSKLKNSNRNILGINHCKPFIQTDKMKGDCQAHHTQPVSMLKNREESQRWNLVVPQRALKPLNHSSTVNEPRSAYSARLFSSVEARNPLFAHLFQSSLDLDKALSQIPSSMRQENLSSSLWVVMESHSVKNKTDNIGPRERVPSWGWGSYTANEHKDNGIFLDDLYFGLQFSADSAPKNSHDMKVFPRLEGLMNQPSVLGINFPMRSRDCSEEVLSSDVNTFENFFSKRSCSFSFEDQEMFSSSLAYFQPLPSDLGKNKSLVNSEESTVPGVLSLNITSSASLISETSVDKSYFGILEKNLIGAVSSGNTSSPNYNLGISQSMLERVLCPARQVLADKKLVCHGEARLAQEEWLLKQHLNDLNSRKSKHIPDCQGPIQNNIPSRKEAVYKSSELTENLQSMPLIMTLPFFKPAKSTGKELSQPQEPSSILSQVSIKQALYRKLWKLHLNSTDYSYAANDSLEGLRRNFVAGVKQLGHKAKFTATNNSSLSMQMFAENNSLEQISVQSSCSLKAMIMCKGCGAFCHDNCIGPSKLCVLCLVVR
- the ASXL1 gene encoding putative Polycomb group protein ASXL1 isoform X3; translated protein: MTPKQILQVIEAEGLKEMSGASPLACLNTMLHSNSRGTDALFYKLPGRISLFTLKKDALQWSRSLSVVEVDEPEDAVDGESCGSTEASTVSGGDNDGSPDETSSNASCSTESHSQLLSSTSVCSRPISQASKQKKKTGVMLPRVVLTPLKVNGTQVESASAFTGRHGDGEMSSTSTTNYNTLPVCSSSLLSSTPPHHLQSMRKTSGGQVKRNRGEEIDFETPGSILVNTNLRALLNLRTFGVLPPHCQQQLLLLLPEVDRQVGVDGQLRLSSTALNNEFFTHAAQSWQERLADGEFTHEMQVRIRQEMEKEKKVESWKGKFFEDYYGQKLGLTKEDVQQTSVRNVVENKVELCIQAEAVRLSHSPSGRLRDGHLTKHSWPELRIRARRSLYKMAKTEESETVKGQISLSLDDAHHKESKIEVDSRSCQISAVSKDGLNLSSHEPERLAVDSSSFGFECNIPYLPQEISELESKDQKRRCFEQTASTSFPEKKPRLEDRRSFRNTIKSVYTEKLQPTKEEPRVPPIKIQLSRIKPPWLVKGQQAYQICPRIIPNSKSSRRGRTRAGSLANIKTRAETETAAASIGGGGDPGGGGGGSTDGGGGWQQFCNDTKTRASKRTCGKHAPNFKRTQLLSSCCIDAEKINIKTVIKPLKINWTICGNHFPANEDNFTLRHATSLVEFRVETHTVDASLSDLFASSQLCIKPSETSKETTFSKEFCDPEAPSSAFVIIRGPALKPYNAFHEEQLHCTVETLNQGTTNLQYMGKRSTINPVENINILSRTEEIPTLKSSHDLAEKYASLGCAGFATALESMSDTKKYWEPFNEVQFTESDLTAVVYLTINDSSASDNDANLKMMLKKNWPEHDCREKIAPADKQIRKRQANSFIVESSSSLHAIGSVGTRDIENTPKDCVLQLEELPVDEGKLVNQQILRQVSRNGHFESQCITSHTMDTASESDMEIRENVEVMCCETSKLKNSNRNILGINHCKPFIQTDKMKGDCQAHHTQPVSMLKNREESQRWNLVVPQRALKPLNHSSTVNEPRSAYSARLFSSVEARNPLFAHLFQSSLDLDKALSQIPSSMRQENLSSSLWVVMESHSVKNKTDNIGPRERVPSWGWGSYTANEHKDNGIFLDDLYFGLQFSADSAPKNSHDMKVFPRLEGLMNQPSVLGINFPMRSRDCSEEVLSSDVNTFENFFSKRSCSFSFEDQEMFSSSLAYFQPLPSDLGKNKSLVNSEESTVPGVLSLNITSSASLISETSVDKSYFGILEKNLIGAVSSGNTSSPNYNLGISQSMLERVLCPARQVLADKKLVCHGEARLAQEEWLLKQHLNDLNSRKSKHIPDCQGPIQNNIPSRKEAVYKSSELTENLQSMPLIMTLPFFKPAKSTGKELSQPQEPSSILSQVSIKQALYRKLWKLHLNSTDYSYAANDSLEGLRRNFVAGVKQLGHKAKFTATNNSSLSMQMFAENNSLEQISVQSSCSLKAMIMCKGCGAFCHDNCIGPSKLCVLCLVVR